A stretch of DNA from Malus sylvestris chromosome 9, drMalSylv7.2, whole genome shotgun sequence:
CCTTTTTCATGAGTCGCCtaaacggttgacaacgccctgcaaggttggacATGAAACGCCTGATGAAGGCTAGTCGTCCTTGTAGACTCTTCAGCTCGTGCAAGTTTCTTGGTTCAAGCAtactttgaatggccttgatctttgattggtccatTTCAACgccacggtgcttgacaatgaagccgaggaactttccAGAGGTGATGCCAAATGCGcactttaacgggttcatcttaaGGTTATATTTTCACAACCTTTCAAACACTAttcgtaaatccttcaagtgatctgatcttttctttgtcttgaccaccacatcaTCTACGTAACATTTTACGTTTTTATGTAGCATGCCATTGAAGATTTTTTGCATTGTGCGTTGATATGTGGCTCTAGTGTTTTTAAGACCAAAGAGCATTACCTTGTAgtagtagataccttttggagtgcggaaggctgttagttcTTCGTCTTCGAAAGCCatgcgaatttgattgtatccagaagagccgtccatgaatgacagtgcttcatggccagtggttgcatccaccatgatttcgatgattaaCAAAAGGAAGTCGTCATTCGGGCAAGCATCATTGAGGTCCcggaagtctacgcaaacacgtatttgtccagatttcttaaggacgatgacgatgttggagatccacttggggtattgcacctctcaaatgaagcctgcttcgattagcttgtcaatctcagcctcaatttgtgggatgagctcTGATCGATAtcgcctttgagtttgctttatcagTCGCATTCCatgcttgactgcaagatgatgcacagcgatgatagggtcaaggccgggcatttccttgtaggtccaagcaaatATGTCTTTGTACTCTAGTAGCAGTTGGTAATACTCTTCTGTCTCATCCGCAATTAGCAGTGCACTTACAAAGATAGGCTTCGACTCCtcttttgtgcctaagttgagctccttgagatcatcaaccatGGCTTGCCCCCATCCTCCAGTTGTGGTGGTGCGACAGTGACGTCTTCCTTAAGGATTTCGTCTTATTTGCCTTCTTcgatcgtgatgtggaagacgtcttggaCTTCCTATTCAGTGCCGTCCTTTCGGgtttgttggcatgaagattggccaatgtgaatgatggtgcgccttctcaCTTTCAGTGATCCAATTGTGTCAACCTCAAAGATTGCTTGGcgtttcatccttgaaggaatgaAGCTTCGAACATCATCTTTTCTTGTCAGTTCATCGagtttttcttcctttggcatcatttccctttttctagaaggcttcttgTAGTCTTTAAGTCTTTTCAAAGCTGACCATAGCGGAAGAGAGCTAGCCGTGTTGCTTCGTTGCttgggttttgacaacctttcaaaaacagagctttgggatgTTAGTGTGTTAAGCATCTTGAGAACGGAGGTTTGGTCTTGACCACTAATGCGATCAAGTGCCGAAAATCTAAGCCTTGAAtgattcatcctatcgaagactgaCGTCCGAGGAGCGGACTTAGGCTCATCTTGATTTTGTTCAAcgctcacgctgatgtgttgagtgctagcgTTTTtcactttgcttgaaatcttcacgggtgcatttggtgtgaagccgagcccagctttgttgttgtcaactccgtaaccatgctctttcaacttcttttgagtcttggTAAGGTTATGTTCTTTATAGTTGACAatgtttgaaaccttctttccaaGATTCGAAGAGGAAGCGAAGTCATACCCAGCTTTCAACATGAgcttgtaggcgtttggatcaaaaccttctttggtcctcttggttggaagaAAGCTTGGTTTCATCCCCTTTGGCATAGATTCTATGAAGCTTTGTGGtagtcttgcaaccttagcaccgcctagctgtgtcagaggcaaaactgcaTTTGTCTTGAGCAACTTCACATTATCCTTGTGCCACTGTGTGTCGGCTTTGCTTGCTCCTGTTTCGAATGgtgattgaccattctttcttcttgacatcgggatgtatcaTAATATGGGTGTGTTTGATCCTTTTGAATGCGTCATACTCAttttggttgttgcaggtttaacAGGTTCGTCATCGTTTATGCCTAAAAATGGCACGGCTTGTCATTCTTGCCTTTTAGGTGCTGCTTTGCCTGTGGATTTGATCTTTTCTGGAAGAGATTCAGGCActatgtcttcatccatgtagaacttagCGTTTGCGAAGTGTGATTCCGCTTCAGTGAATGGCTTGGTATCATCTTGGATCACCTTTACCCCTTCccggtagaattttaagcattggtggatGGTGGATGGCACTACTCCATTcccatggatccaaggccttcctaggAGCAGactgtaggaagttcttgcatcaatcacgtggaatatcgtgcttgatttaagttcaccaatagtcatctctACTCgaatcatgcccatcgctctttgtcctccttgattaaaaccttggattagtagacagCTTAGGGAtaattcatccaccttgatgtctattgtggtcattgttgacttcagcatgatgtttatggccgatccaccatccacaagcatgcgattGACTTtatgctcccttacgtacctagagacaaagagaagacaattgtgaggcttggatcctagtaGCAAGTCTTCATCGGTGAAGTGGATTGCGTCCTGGGTAGCACAACAAGCGGCATACTCATGTGGTCGAAGTTTCAAGCCTtcttcttgctttcttgcacttcatgGTCGTCGGGACTTGCCAAGACCGCTGCTAGTGCTCTTCGTATCTTCTTTGGCAATCGTAGcgcttcctcgatgctaaagtgtgtcGGCAGACCTTCTTTGGGTGTGAGGGTAATTTCTCCCTTAATGGCGATGACTTTGCCTTTTGAAAGTTTTTCagtttctacttcgaccatgtgacatgcaGCGATAGTGCACTACTGGAAGAAGTTcttcgggaagtactcgtgcaaggaaAAGGGAatacgtggctcttgctccataggttccccagcgTATGTTGGCTTAGCagcttttacgtttcttttgggcttcctactATTACAGCGACAGTGTTTTCTCCTTTGTTCCACCTTTGGctttgtggcttgtggtttggtttccttgtctttttataggtcaccaatgtccattattcttcatcatcggtATGTGCATCTTGGTCGCTTACCCCTAGTGATGGTTGTGCAAAAGGTGTTGTACAACTTGAGTATTGACAGGAATGGTCGAGTGTCACTTGGAGGGGCACGGGATTGAAGGATCCAAAAGCAATTGTAATAGTATGTGTTGCGGCCATGTCTTCAAGGTCGAGCTCGATTTACCCTTGTTGTGCTacttcatgatgagttctttaAGGATGAAGCATTTGCCAACAGGATGGctcacgatacgatggtacttaCAATACTTAGGATCGTTtacgcgattcatctcttcagggCGCTTGCATTCTGGTAAcacgatcaccttcttttccagcaagtcgtctaacattgcatccatgtctgagtcaggaaaaaGGTACGTCTTTTCCTCCagttccctcaaggtgtttttgtacttgtcttgggtgcgaggaggctcacctctctttatctcttttgctttggtcttggaggagatcttgataggTGCGGATAAGGTCTTGATGGGCACGGTGGAGGTTTTGATGGGTGCAGTGTTTACAGTAAAAGCTTCATTTGAGGGTTTTTTTCCAGTCCTGTCTACATTTGAGGAAAACACTTTATCTttcttgaagtcggtgatcgGCTCCTTTTTCCCATGATTGGTGATAcccaactccatgtcatgggatcgagttgccagctcctcaaatgttcttggttttataccttgaaggatgtaatgtaaccccTAATGCGTGCCTTGAACGCACATCTCAATGGCAGATGTTTTAGAAAgccgatctttgcaatccaAACTTAATAaacgccatctattgatgtagtcaACGACAGGTTCATCTTTCCACTGTTTCGTACTGGTTAACTCCAACATGCTTACGGTGCGACGAGTGCTGTAGaaacggttgaggaattccctttctagCTGATCCCAACTGTTGACAGACTCGGGGGCGAGGTCAGTGTACCAGTCAAAGGCATtgcctttcagcgagcgcatgAATTGCTTGACGAGCTAGTCTCCATCCATTCCAgcattgttgcaagtttcaatgaaatgagcgacatgttgctttgggtttccctttccatcgaactgcatgaactttggcggcTGATAACCTCTCGACATCTTCAAagcgtcaatcttcttggagtagagCTTTGAGTATAGTACAGAGTCATGCGAGCTTCCTTCGTACTGCGCCTTGATAGTGCTAACGATCATCTCTTGCAActgctggatagagagagatcccatgaATGCCattgcttggtctggctctggCTTCTCTTTGACTTTCTTCGCTGGAGGCTCCTCTTCTTCATCGACTTCTTTCTTTAATAAATTAACCATTCGGTCGACTTTCACGTCAGGCTTTGCATCTAGTTGGTTAATAAGTGcggcgatttgcaagtctttttcctTCACAATCCGTGTGAGTTTtacgattgcttcattcatttgagccagttgttcctCAATTGAAGTTACTCCGGTAGCCATGACTTGCATGGTTGTGCTGTCGCTCGAGTCGGCATCGAAAAGCAAGGACTCGAAGTACTTCCTCGGGGTTTCctcccttggtgcccttagcgaGGCCAAGGTGATCACGGGCTCGTGCCTCAGGTGCTTTTGTTCCttcggcagagttgatgcaggggtGGAAGAGATGGCAGAAAAAGCTCTTACCTTGCTTCGGGTTGTGATGCCCGAAGTGACACCGCCTGCGGTGAGGACGCTTTTGTTCTTCGCGTTGGTTACGAGAACAGCTTGAGCtttccttgatgccatttgtgctttttaCGAATTTGCAGATaaagatgagaggtagagatagtcccaccgagcgtgccaaatttgtaaacactgaaattcctgcaatgaatgagagaagacacaaaataatatttgtattaatgatttaagggttacaatctcttctacaaatttagcctctgattcgatcttcgtaatGTGTAAATTTATGGATTGTgctgttgatccaagggccgttagggcttgatcttgaaggttgacaaaCGGATCTTAAagggggcttttgggcttgatcttgaagaactgttggATGTgtgaatttgttgatgttgttaatccaaagggccgttgagggttgatcttaggatgaacggacgatgaacgatgaacactttcttcgaggggtcgtcggggcttgatcttgaattggtggaagttcttcaagggccgtcgaggcttgatcttgaaggaggatttgacgaagaacgaataaagctttcttgatccttcgggattcgCTTGGgcgctttagagtttcaaagcttcaaggttttagTGTCATGTGAATTGGTGAATCAAAATGAATGCattggcttcctatttatagaattccaaaacttgatttttttatttaaataatcagatgaaataaatcatttctgccaggtgttgacacatgtcctatttgatgacttttccgatgattTTCGATTTTTCATTGAGTCACATGTTACATGAATTTATGTGACAaatgaacgttgaaattttaattattgatcaacattcatttcaccgaaatttcgatgtctacagagattgatttaattgtgaggtgtgtttgattcacctcattgtgcttttatttatagtagtaggataggtaatctaatcttaataggaatataaaatacattcccagattccctaggatttacacaatcacattcctattctaaatatgactgcaacaaatGTTTAATATTAGTTggatttttgtttgaaaaatagGAGTTTCAACCGTCTTTTTCTAATGATcaactatatattttatttgacaAGAAATAAAAGTATGAACTTTTATGCATTCGTAAAAGTTAATATGCAGTCTCCGTCACACTGCTTTATAACAACCCAGGAGACCAAATTCATTACACCGATCCATTTAACTACTACgattcttcaaaaacaaaaaacaaaaaaaaaaaaaaattcttattcAACCTGATATATTTGCGGCCTCCGTCACACtacttcaaaaatcttcctgCACTTGTGGTAGCAGGAAGCAGCGTGTTTCTTCACTTTGTCAGCATCTGGACAAAAACACACTTTATTGACGAGTAAActatgaaaacaaaataaaaattgtacTAATTAGTTTCGATATAAACGAAGGGAGTTATTATTGTCACTTCAAAAAAGCCGCACAAAGGGAGAAGTGCTCGATGGCTGTTTTGGAGTACTATAATAACAATTTCATACATGAAAATATGAGATACAGCATACCCAAATCAGTTAACTCGGCCGATTTAGTATCAATGAAATGATAACCACATCCAGCAGTACATTGAAAGAGGGTGGGAGGCAACTGGTAGCTGCATCTTTTGTTGCATTGAGAGTAACAAATGCTATAAGGGGTAAGGATACGGCCTATAAACGGAGGGCGGTGGGGAAGGCCGGGATGATCATGATCAGGAAGGCGGCCATTGAGACACAAAGTTTCGTTGATGCCAAAGAGATCGCAGCATTCAAGAGTACAGGACTGATCACATATATGTCGGTTAAAATTGCGAAAGCGATCTTTAAATGATGGTAGTGGTGGACTTGGAATTGGTCGTGTGGGTGATGGCAGACTGGAGCTAGCACCGTCTGTgggtggaggaggaggacgagTAAGGTAGGGACGAAGTCTTGGTTTGTAGTGTATTCGAAGTGTCTGCACCTGCAGTGCATGAACTAGCACTGCGTTGATCATCAATAACTTTGTAACATTCAAGCTGAAAATGGTGGTTCCTTCCATGGCTAATTAAATTGTCCTTAATTTTCAGAATTTTTTGTGGTTTGTGTGTTTGATATTTCAAAACAACCTAGCTAGGTCTTTATTTATAGACTAATTTTACCAGGTACCATTTATACATCTTGGCAACTTAACATTATCAATTAAAGTGATGAAGATCATGAGCACGTatatattttttagaatttCACAAATTCATATTGTGTACAATTAGCTATTGCCAAAATCTTTGGACCACACAAGAAACAGAAAAActgatattttttaaattattgattCTTTGATTCATGCAGCAGAGGCTCATGGGACATACTCACTTGGTAACAACCAAAGTTATTAGTATTGTTACATATTTCTTTTCGCCACAAATATTTTATGCTGGTGACAAATAGAGATCACATTTCTCAACCCAACTGTTTCTGAGAATGGTTTTCGCACTTCTTGTAGCAGGAAACAGCACCGCCTTTCACTTTCTCAGCATCATCACCTAGCAATATTATAACGAAATTATTAGATTCGCCAATAtgtatgagaaattttatttgaggaTCTTGGCATTGTCGAGTGGCAAAATAGTCCAATTAAAAAATAGTATAGGCTCGAATTTGAttaacaatttttattttttaaaacacaCGTATATATTTTAATGAGTTATTCTGCCACTTAACATTGTTACGTAACCAATGTTCTAAAAAGCAGGCTTGGCGGCCGCCTAAGCGCTGGGCGTCAGGCTGCCGCCACAATTATTCCAAAAGCGTTCAACAAATCGGCTAGGGTATTAGGCGGTGCCTAGACGGCCGACTAGGCTGGCTAGGCGGCCTCGGAGGCGAACTAGGCAGTTctgttaaaaatatttatacatATCATTGTTTCATAGCATCGCCTAAAAGAGGAGGCGTTCACATAATATTGaagagagagggtgagagagcatGAGTGAAGAGAGAGCGATGCAGAATTAGAATAACAGATCTGTAATTGTAGGGATAAACAAGAAATTGACCTGGACATTTGGGATTTCTTTGACCGAGCATGCAATGTTTTAGAAGATTTCTTCGATGTGCTTGaggttttgggaaattttaCAAAGGAAAAGGAAGATGGGCAGAGCAGGGGAATTTtacaaaggaagaagaagatgggcaGAGCAATCGAAGGCCAGGAAGAGGAAATGGAAAAGATAAAGGCCTTCGCAATTTCCAAGGCCTCAATAACCCATCCCTTCTCTTTGACCGGTGTCCACTACTTTCCACTATTAATTACCCACCTTCAGTCTCCAATTAATTACCCACTACCAACttataattataataaaataaaataaaaatagttaCCCTCTCCACTAGTAAATATGTTGTAGTAATGTTAGTTTTGTTAGAGAGACTAATCTTATTcatggatttcatacaagtataattttttgtaaatgttaatatgcacttatttacaagatatacaagaaatttaccaaaatccgcctaggcgcccgcctagccgCTAGGAGCTAGCCCGCCTGACtagcgtaaattgacaaaagaaaagtcaaatatttgaagtaaatgaataactttagatcatgctagaagaaacctctcataaaccaattaaatcagctgaatttatataataataaaatcggtttctatagaatttacattaagaataaagaaaatatatttaataaacaattgattgaatcacattattactagctcattgttAAACTAAGCACATCCccctctcccttagtgtagataacatcatttattttataaaaaaaataaaaaaattatttgacaattaatttaatcacattattatccgtatGCAAAAGAACTttttaataaagaaaatattatttaataaacaattgattgaatcacattattgctagcacattgtgaggctaagctgtcacatcctggcccgagACGGACCACTTCCCAGGCCCAGGACGAACCACTTCCCAGGCCCGCttcaccaccgtagcatgatattgtccgttttgagcttaccattccctcacggttttgtttttgggaactcacgaacaacttcctagtgggtcacccatcctgggagtgctctggcctccttctcgcttaacttcggagttcctacggaacccgaagccagtgagctcccaaaaggcctcgtgctaggtagggatgagaatgtacgtttaaggatcactcccctgggcgatgtgggatgttacaatccaccccccttaagggcccgacatcctcgtcgacacacttccAGCTAGGGATTGGCTCTTATACCATTGGTCACATCCCTGCCTGGGTTcatcacatcccgggcccgttccaccaccgtagcacgatattgtccgctttgggccccgaccacgccatcacggttttgtttatgggaactcttTGATGTCATCCACCGTGACCTCTGTTGGCATGAACACCACATCCCTATCTCTGCTGACCCGACTGCCTCGAACCTGGGCTTTCTGACGTCCAATTTTCACCAACGATccactccgagcctccttaagacctcctaaagcttcctatgagcttaaaaactcctaaaaacCACGCATTAATTAGTGCATGCACAGTACTCAGAATCAGGGTTATGGTTTCTTGGATTTTCAACGTCCAAAACACCTCGAAACTTCTCAAAAACTTAAATAAAGTTGTTTAGAACATTTCTTAACCATTAAAACACGTTAAAACAACCACGATCAAAGTCAAGGTACTGTAGCTCACACCGGAGCTTCTAGATCCTCGAGTTCCTATGAACTTCTCCTCAAACTAAGGGTACCATTTGACTCGTTGAGTTACCAGGAAGACGATGGTGACTTTAAATCCCTCGATCTGTAAATGGTAATTGGTGTCTGGGAGTTGTCCATATGagaagggagagggagagagagagtgaaccgAAAGGAAGAGtacgggagtgagagagagaaggtgatgtggatgtgtgtgtgtggtctagAATTGGTCAACAACCCAAAATACACAATATACCTAATCCTAATTGGTCCAAAACAATTAGGATTTGAGAATAGTGATCCATACACAACACTTAGACCACATCACACAATTTAATGTCCATGGGTAtttccgtcatttcacatcatcaagaataaaataatacacatctctgggacgggctgtgacaaggtagggatgagaatatacatttaaggatcactcccctgggtgatgtgggatgttacataagCCCACCCCTTTTCCCTTATTTAAgcggcattacacgcctcttaagacaTTTATTATTGTTAGCACATTATCCACATGTGAAAGACATTTATTATAGGCAGTATTACACGTTTCTTAAGATGTTTTAAACACAATATtcataatttttcttattttttattatatttttcttttcctttcatgtGGACACCATCAACTTTCATTcatccttccatttttttttatcattttctctcttcccacttatatttatattatattttatgatgaCCAAATTACC
This window harbors:
- the LOC126583999 gene encoding uncharacterized protein LOC126583999; translation: MEGTTIFSLNVTKLLMINAVLVHALQVQTLRIHYKPRLRPYLTRPPPPPTDGASSSLPSPTRPIPSPPLPSFKDRFRNFNRHICDQSCTLECCDLFGINETLCLNGRLPDHDHPGLPHRPPFIGRILTPYSICYSQCNKRCSYQLPPTLFQCTAGCGYHFIDTKSAELTDLDADKVKKHAASCYHKCRKIFEVV